Proteins from a single region of Cytophagaceae bacterium:
- a CDS encoding ADP-ribosylglycohydrolase family protein → MKVLKFVGAFLFWGTISFAQQKTLTLTKAQLKDKIMGGWAGQTIGVTFGAPMEFRYNGTIINEYQPVPWYDGYLKKTMLGNPGVYDDLYMDLTFVDVFEKEGLDAPAASHAKAFANAGYALWHANQAARYNILHGIMPPASGEWHNNPHADCIDYQIECDFAGLMSPGMPNTASKISDKIGHIMNSGDGYYGGVFLGACYTLAFTSSDIKYIINEALKTIPKESNYYKCIADVIALHKANPTDWKKTWYALQDKWAQDIGCPDGVFAPFNIDATLNSAYVVLGLLYGNGDYSQTMEITTRCGQDADCNPSSAGGILGAVLGYSKIPEYWKLGLKEIEDIDFKYTTISLNDVYEIGFKHALQNIERNGGKISGEKVTIALQAPVPVKMEKSFSGIYPIDKIYASSSLKDEYSFDFEGTGFVIKGETAKWASESKYEFNVEVYLDGKLLETANLPTSFKDRRHEIAWKYELPKGKHTVKLKLLNPDKELDIRLWDILIYSDQPNDFSNQNVYRFGPKKLFPKKN, encoded by the coding sequence ATGAAAGTTTTAAAATTTGTAGGTGCATTCCTTTTTTGGGGGACAATATCTTTTGCCCAACAGAAAACCTTAACCCTCACCAAAGCACAGTTAAAAGATAAAATTATGGGCGGATGGGCCGGACAGACCATAGGCGTGACGTTCGGTGCTCCTATGGAATTCCGATACAATGGCACCATCATCAACGAATACCAACCCGTACCCTGGTACGATGGTTATTTGAAGAAAACCATGCTCGGAAATCCGGGCGTTTATGATGATTTGTACATGGACCTCACATTTGTTGACGTTTTTGAAAAAGAAGGACTTGATGCTCCTGCGGCCTCGCACGCCAAAGCCTTTGCCAATGCGGGATATGCACTTTGGCATGCCAATCAGGCGGCCCGATACAATATTTTGCACGGAATCATGCCGCCAGCCTCTGGCGAATGGCACAATAACCCTCATGCAGACTGTATAGATTACCAAATTGAGTGTGATTTTGCTGGTTTGATGTCGCCAGGTATGCCCAATACTGCTTCTAAAATTTCGGACAAAATCGGGCACATCATGAATTCAGGCGATGGTTATTATGGTGGTGTGTTTTTGGGTGCCTGTTATACACTGGCATTTACATCGAGCGACATCAAATACATTATCAATGAAGCACTTAAGACCATTCCAAAAGAAAGTAATTATTACAAATGCATCGCTGATGTAATCGCCCTTCATAAGGCCAATCCTACAGACTGGAAAAAGACCTGGTATGCCTTGCAAGACAAATGGGCTCAGGATATCGGTTGCCCTGACGGGGTTTTTGCCCCTTTCAATATAGATGCTACCCTAAATTCTGCCTATGTGGTTTTGGGTTTACTTTATGGCAATGGCGATTATTCCCAAACTATGGAAATCACTACCCGGTGCGGTCAGGATGCCGACTGTAATCCTTCTTCTGCCGGCGGTATTCTGGGTGCTGTTTTAGGGTATTCCAAAATACCTGAATATTGGAAACTTGGCTTAAAAGAAATTGAAGATATCGATTTCAAATACACAACTATCTCATTGAATGATGTGTACGAAATAGGATTTAAGCATGCATTACAAAATATAGAAAGAAATGGCGGGAAGATTTCCGGCGAAAAAGTAACTATTGCACTTCAGGCACCTGTTCCTGTAAAAATGGAAAAAAGTTTTTCCGGAATTTATCCAATTGATAAAATATATGCTAGTTCCAGCCTTAAAGATGAATACAGTTTTGATTTTGAAGGAACGGGTTTTGTGATTAAAGGCGAAACTGCCAAGTGGGCTTCTGAAAGTAAATATGAATTCAATGTTGAAGTTTATTTGGATGGAAAATTATTGGAAACTGCCAATTTGCCAACGAGCTTTAAAGATCGCCGTCATGAAATCGCCTGGAAATATGAATTACCAAAAGGAAAACATACAGTAAAATTAAAATTGCTCAATCCCGACAAAGAGCTTGATATCCGGCTTTGGGATATTTTGATTTACAGCGATCAGCCCAATGATTTTTCCAATCAGAATGTTTATCGGTTTGGCCCCAAGAAGCTTTTTCCTAAAAAGAATTGA
- the rbsK gene encoding ribokinase, whose product MVVKAQKLPAPGETVLGGQFLMNAGGKGANQAVAASRLGGKTTFVCKVGNDIFGDQALKQFDNEGIDTSFIFTDPELPSGVALINVDSKGENSITVASGANASLSIEEINKASLIFQRGDILLAQLETPIETVAHAIETAANYGLKAILNPAPAAELPEEIFRNLFAITPNETEAEILTGVKVIDEDSAHSAADILITKGVKNVIITLGSKGAFLKSDSFEGMISTEKVSAMDTTAAGDCFNGALSVAILEGKTMEDAVAFACKAASISVTRMGAQASMPYRNELF is encoded by the coding sequence ATGGTGGTAAAAGCCCAAAAACTACCTGCACCCGGAGAGACAGTTCTGGGTGGTCAATTCCTGATGAATGCCGGAGGAAAAGGTGCCAATCAGGCAGTGGCAGCCTCCAGATTAGGAGGAAAAACTACTTTCGTATGTAAAGTGGGCAATGACATTTTTGGAGATCAGGCCCTTAAGCAATTTGACAATGAAGGCATTGATACTTCATTTATTTTCACTGACCCCGAATTACCCTCCGGCGTAGCTTTGATAAATGTAGATTCCAAAGGCGAAAACAGTATCACAGTAGCCTCCGGAGCTAATGCTTCACTTTCTATCGAAGAGATAAACAAGGCCAGTTTGATCTTTCAGAGAGGAGATATATTATTAGCCCAACTCGAAACTCCCATTGAAACGGTAGCTCACGCAATTGAAACCGCAGCAAACTATGGCCTTAAAGCCATTCTGAATCCGGCCCCGGCAGCAGAATTGCCCGAAGAAATATTCAGAAATCTTTTTGCGATTACTCCCAATGAAACGGAAGCGGAAATCCTTACAGGAGTAAAAGTAATAGACGAAGACTCGGCACATAGTGCTGCAGATATCCTGATTACAAAAGGGGTGAAAAATGTAATCATCACTCTGGGTTCGAAAGGTGCATTTTTAAAATCTGACAGTTTTGAAGGAATGATATCGACTGAGAAAGTTTCGGCAATGGATACTACAGCCGCAGGAGATTGCTTCAACGGGGCACTTTCTGTTGCGATTTTGGAGGGAAAAACTATGGAAGACGCGGTGGCTTTCGCCTGTAAAGCTGCATCAATCTCTGTCACCCGAATGGGAGCCCAGGCTTCGATGCCTTACAGGAACGAGCTTTTTTAG
- a CDS encoding OmpA family protein gives MKNVIVSFCFLFLAISWSFAQNENKTTSKFDFIPGEKVVFYDDFTNDNIGDFPANWNTNGSGEIVTSEKLEGRWLKITKQGYLIPEVKDNFTENYTVEFDIFSLEPFQGQLFATTIYLLSADLLNPQGGAQPGKAGLRIRLENERIGWNNWSEAREWGGDEGVAAYNFDAEQKFHFAFWFQKQRVRLYINNSKVLDLPRGLNSGYTYNIFRIDSDSEEIIPMIANYRMAVGLPDMRNKLLTEGKLISYGILFDVNSDKLRPESQPVIKEIGTVLKDNPTVKIKIIGHTDADGVDAANLDLSKRRSLSVKNELVDTYKIEAARIETDGKGESQPLAPNDSAINKAKNRRVEFVKL, from the coding sequence ATGAAAAATGTGATTGTTAGTTTTTGTTTTTTATTTTTAGCAATATCCTGGTCATTTGCACAAAATGAAAACAAAACCACCTCGAAATTCGATTTTATTCCCGGAGAAAAAGTGGTGTTTTACGATGACTTTACCAACGACAATATCGGAGACTTTCCGGCTAATTGGAATACCAACGGCAGTGGAGAAATAGTGACTTCCGAAAAACTGGAAGGAAGGTGGTTAAAAATCACCAAACAAGGATACCTTATTCCGGAGGTAAAAGACAATTTTACAGAAAACTATACGGTTGAATTTGACATTTTTTCTCTTGAACCTTTCCAGGGACAACTATTTGCAACCACAATTTACCTGCTTTCGGCTGACCTTTTGAACCCACAAGGTGGGGCACAACCCGGAAAAGCAGGTTTGAGAATAAGGTTAGAAAATGAGAGAATAGGTTGGAACAATTGGTCAGAAGCCAGAGAATGGGGAGGTGACGAAGGAGTAGCAGCTTACAATTTTGATGCTGAACAAAAATTCCATTTTGCATTTTGGTTTCAAAAACAGAGGGTGAGGTTATATATCAATAACTCAAAAGTTTTGGATCTGCCACGTGGCCTGAATTCTGGATACACTTACAACATTTTCAGAATTGATTCTGATTCTGAAGAAATCATACCGATGATAGCTAATTACCGAATGGCAGTGGGTTTGCCTGATATGCGAAACAAACTTTTAACCGAAGGGAAATTGATTAGCTATGGGATTTTGTTCGATGTAAATTCAGACAAATTAAGGCCTGAATCACAACCGGTTATAAAAGAAATCGGGACAGTCTTGAAAGACAACCCAACTGTAAAAATCAAAATAATTGGTCATACAGATGCTGATGGAGTAGATGCGGCCAATCTTGATCTTTCCAAACGACGCAGCCTGTCGGTAAAAAATGAATTGGTGGACACTTATAAGATAGAAGCTGCCAGAATAGAGACCGACGGCAAAGGTGAAAGCCAGCCATTGGCACCTAATGACTCAGCCATTAATAAAGCCAAAAACCGTCGGGTGGAATTTGTTAAACTTTAA
- a CDS encoding DUF2236 domain-containing protein, whose product MEYFVKQDSIVRKIWSDADFILFIFGACAGEFALHKSVDWLFFTGRLPNDPIGRLFSTVAYAQKIIFEEKSKAEQTLSNMRRIHVNVENSRGFSIPNWAYQDVLYMLIEYTIFATELLNHTLSQTEKEEIFEVFRRVGDKMGIRELTENFEDWKTQRTKNLNTNYLKSNFSEQLFQAYRKNLGNFRYFIMSEVQKELLPKEIKSLIFKHQSTFFRLIFKIYGKVNHFWPFSNLKFLLLPKNHSETLRTFHQKTYQKS is encoded by the coding sequence ATGGAATACTTTGTAAAACAAGACTCCATAGTTAGAAAAATATGGAGTGATGCTGACTTCATTTTGTTTATTTTCGGAGCTTGTGCCGGGGAATTTGCCCTCCACAAATCTGTGGACTGGCTATTTTTTACCGGAAGACTACCCAATGACCCCATAGGCAGGTTGTTTTCGACAGTGGCTTATGCCCAGAAAATTATTTTTGAGGAGAAATCGAAAGCAGAACAAACGTTGTCCAATATGAGAAGAATCCATGTCAATGTCGAAAATAGCAGGGGTTTTTCCATACCCAACTGGGCCTATCAAGATGTACTTTACATGCTTATCGAATACACTATTTTCGCCACCGAGCTGCTAAATCACACACTTTCTCAAACAGAAAAGGAGGAAATTTTTGAAGTTTTCAGACGGGTGGGCGATAAAATGGGAATCAGGGAATTGACTGAAAATTTTGAAGACTGGAAAACTCAAAGAACTAAAAACCTTAATACCAATTACTTAAAAAGCAATTTTAGTGAGCAACTTTTTCAGGCTTATCGAAAAAATCTTGGCAACTTCAGGTATTTCATCATGTCAGAAGTACAAAAAGAGCTTTTACCGAAAGAAATTAAAAGTCTGATTTTCAAGCATCAAAGCACTTTTTTCAGACTAATTTTTAAAATATATGGAAAAGTAAATCATTTCTGGCCGTTCTCCAATTTGAAATTTTTGTTATTGCCAAAAAATCATAGCGAAACATTAAGGACTTTTCACCAAAAAACATATCAAAAATCATAA
- a CDS encoding DUF2809 domain-containing protein — protein MNPKFIIISLVLFITETLIANFVHDSFIRPFFGDFLAVILVYSGLRIIASNILETALWSLFIAFTIETLQYFKFIEITGLIKFKVLAIVIGNSFSWWDILAYTLGFFAILIYEFFPFLRLFILANIKLSKA, from the coding sequence ATGAACCCGAAGTTTATCATCATTTCACTAGTTTTATTTATCACCGAAACCCTCATTGCCAATTTTGTGCATGACAGTTTCATCCGGCCATTTTTTGGGGATTTCCTGGCAGTCATTCTTGTCTATTCTGGATTAAGAATAATTGCTTCAAACATCTTAGAAACAGCACTTTGGAGTTTATTTATTGCTTTTACAATTGAAACTCTTCAATACTTCAAATTCATCGAAATCACCGGATTGATAAAATTCAAGGTATTGGCTATTGTAATCGGCAACAGTTTTTCCTGGTGGGATATTCTGGCCTACACTTTGGGATTTTTTGCGATTTTGATTTACGAATTCTTCCCTTTTCTAAGGCTTTTTATCTTAGCTAATATCAAATTATCAAAAGCCTGA
- a CDS encoding DUF4173 domain-containing protein, with product MKTFKLLSFYGCLIVYYFFFWRENIGINLFIFNLLILSLGFINLPKTYKTYVLFAAGILSSLAVVLVNSDLSIIINLLVMSIVLGYAGLPAINSTVSGGLAFAARLFLSFRYLTEPISQLFENFAPRNVLLRKVMKGLKISILPVILFVIFLAIFQNANPVFEEKTIFLKDIITLFFEKFPTFSIERTIFTFFGFLILNAIFFKHEIGFAQDILTKNEVKLHPETESKSTNLYLTAFSSMVLLNILLFFVNMIDIEYLWLNLKGTTAPQMSKLVHSGTYLLIFSILLSIVVLIFFFKGELNFHKNQKRLALLSFLWIGQNVFLLISVFIRNFKYIEMYGLTHKRIGVGVFLIITLIGLITMTLKIYKKLNLRYLLISNSWALMALGLLLSFVNFDAIIAENNLKRPYCDLNYVKSLSVRVLPVIKKYQPDFKNEEMMFLEAYKRDQKKFTWLSWNFADYRFNQFLNAEKP from the coding sequence ATGAAAACCTTTAAGCTCCTCTCATTTTACGGCTGCCTCATTGTCTATTATTTCTTTTTTTGGAGAGAAAACATCGGCATTAACTTATTTATTTTTAACCTGTTAATCCTATCCTTAGGATTCATAAATCTACCCAAAACCTATAAAACATACGTTCTGTTTGCCGCTGGTATTTTATCATCTTTAGCCGTAGTATTAGTAAATTCTGACTTAAGTATTATTATCAACTTACTGGTTATGAGCATAGTACTTGGTTACGCTGGGTTACCGGCGATAAATTCAACTGTGAGTGGCGGCCTGGCATTTGCGGCAAGGTTATTCCTGAGTTTCAGATATCTTACCGAGCCAATTTCGCAGTTATTTGAAAATTTTGCTCCACGAAATGTGCTTCTAAGAAAAGTAATGAAAGGACTAAAAATCAGCATATTGCCAGTCATTTTATTCGTCATATTTTTGGCAATTTTCCAAAATGCCAATCCGGTTTTTGAAGAAAAAACAATATTTCTTAAAGATATTATCACTTTGTTTTTTGAAAAATTTCCAACCTTTTCTATCGAAAGAACCATATTTACGTTCTTCGGCTTCTTAATATTGAATGCCATCTTTTTTAAGCACGAAATCGGATTTGCACAGGATATTTTAACCAAAAATGAAGTAAAACTGCATCCTGAAACAGAATCAAAATCCACTAATTTATATCTTACCGCATTTTCCAGTATGGTTTTACTCAATATTTTGTTGTTTTTCGTAAATATGATAGACATTGAATATCTGTGGCTCAATTTGAAAGGCACCACCGCACCTCAAATGTCAAAGCTGGTTCACTCAGGCACTTACTTGCTCATATTCAGTATTTTACTTTCAATTGTAGTTTTGATTTTCTTCTTTAAAGGCGAGCTCAATTTTCATAAAAACCAAAAAAGACTTGCCCTGCTTTCGTTTTTGTGGATTGGTCAAAATGTATTTCTCCTAATCTCAGTGTTTATCAGAAACTTTAAATACATCGAAATGTATGGCCTTACTCACAAGCGAATCGGCGTGGGAGTATTTCTCATAATTACCCTCATTGGGTTGATTACAATGACTCTGAAAATCTACAAAAAACTCAATTTAAGGTATTTACTTATCTCAAATTCCTGGGCCCTTATGGCATTGGGTCTGCTATTGAGTTTTGTAAACTTTGATGCAATCATTGCCGAAAATAACCTAAAAAGACCTTATTGTGACCTGAATTATGTTAAAAGCCTGTCGGTGAGGGTTTTGCCAGTAATTAAAAAATATCAACCTGATTTTAAAAACGAAGAAATGATGTTTCTTGAAGCTTATAAAAGAGATCAGAAAAAATTTACGTGGTTATCATGGAATTTTGCTGACTACCGATTCAACCAATTTCTAAATGCAGAAAAGCCATGA